The proteins below are encoded in one region of Triticum aestivum cultivar Chinese Spring chromosome 1B, IWGSC CS RefSeq v2.1, whole genome shotgun sequence:
- the LOC123099011 gene encoding uncharacterized protein — translation MEEEKKPHLQPPPSWSALPLDLAGLVLSLLPEYADRARFAAVCPQWRAVARQQPQTPPLPLLTLPDGTFYSLLSGKPFRFPGCGFAGYESVCGSWLVFSRDDGCFLVNPFSGATVTLPALSNVRLRPPNAVAKWSGHESAKIADPYITWMHMNTSEQLHISKLLMCSANLVAALVGIGHTSQILMCQPGALSWSVRAYDQCKRFEDMTFYQGKLYAIADDENLLVVNISQDHSTGDPQVSRIGQVIEGEPWHPAVFEDNTMRCKKLYLVESHGVLLMARRTILCRVPGPGVRGEVVAGRFEVFKADFEHSRWVKVSTVGADQVLFLGRRCSRAMSVSLCGLSGDCIFFMDDEEENRMDYRYDGENTSFCFFEMRSNDVYSAHPFISWKRCDEKRPAAWLFPQD, via the coding sequence ATGGAAGAAGAGAAGAAACCACACTTGCAGCCACCGCCGTCGTGGTCAGCCCTCCCGCTGGACCTAGCAGGCCTGGTGCTCAGCCTGCTCCCCGAGTACGCCGACCGCGCCCGCTTCGCCGCGGTGTGCCCCCAGTGGCGTGCGGTCGCGAGGCAGCAGCCCCAGACCCCGCCACTGCCGCTGCTCACGCTCCCGGACGGCACCTTCTACAGCCTCCTCTCCGGCAAACCCTTCCGCTTCCCTGGCTGCGGCTTCGCTGGGTACGAGAGCGTCTGTGGCAGCTGGCTCGTCTTCTCGCGTGATGACGGGTGCTTCCTGGTCAATCCATTCTCTGGGGCCACCGTGACGCTCCCTGCTCTCTCCAACGTCCGACTCCGGCCTCCAAATGCAGTCGCTAAATGGTCAGGCCACGAAAGTGCAAAGATTGCCGACCCTTACATCACATGGATGCATATGAATACATCAGAACAGCTGCACATAAGTAAGCTTCTCATGTGCTCGGCAAACCTTGTTGCTGCACTGGTTGGAATTGGACACACCAGTCAGATTCTAATGTGCCAGCCAGGGGCATTGTCATGGTCAGTGCGTGCTTATGACCAGTGTAAGAGGTTCGAAGACATGACATTCTACCAGGGAAAGCTCTATGCCATTGCTGATGACGAGAACCTCCTTGTGGTGAACATCAGCCAGGACCATAGCACTGGCGATCCACAGGTTTCTCGGATTGGACAAGTCATTGAGGGTGAGCCATGGCATCCAGCTGTGTTTGAGGACAACACTATGCGCTGCAAGAAGCTCTACCTGGTTGAATCGCATGGGGTGTTGCTGATGGCACGAAGGACGATCTTGTGCCGTGTACCTGGACCTGGAGTGCGCGGTGAAGTTGTTGCTGGACGGTTTGAGGTTTTCAAGGCTGACTTTGAGCATTCACGGTGGGTCAAGGTGTCAACTGTGGGGGCTGACCAAGTGTTGTTTCTAGGGCGAAGGTGCTCCAGGGCCATGTCTGTGTCTCTGTGCGGATTGTCGGGTGATTGTATCTTCTTcatggatgatgaggaggagaatcgtatggATTACCGATACGACGGGGAGAACACctctttctgcttctttgagaTGAGATCCAACGATGTCTATTCCGCTCATCCATTTATTTCCTGGAAGCGTTGTGATGAGAAGCGTCCGGCTGCATGGCTCTTCCCTCAGGACTGA
- the LOC123099021 gene encoding uncharacterized protein, whose amino-acid sequence MEADKQSWSDLPLELAGLVLSLLPAYADRARFAAVCPQWRAAARQLQPPPLPLIALPDGTFYSLMYDKPFRFPDCGFPGYENVCGSWLVFSRAHGCFLVDPFSRATVALPALSSVRLRPPNAVAKWSEYGGPKFADPYITWMHINDSEELRISKLIMCSPHLVAALVGIGHTSQILMCQPGALSWSVRAYDQCKDFEDMSFYQGKLYAIAKDENLLVVNISEDHSTGDPQVSWIGQVIRGDSPPWYSCVFDDNSMPLKKLYLVESRGMLLMVRRTIWCQFPEPGEGNEVIAGKNEFEVFQADFERSRWVKVSTVGDDQVLFVGRKCSRSMSVSQYGLPGDRIFFLDDDEDNRIEYAYEEENTSFGVYSMRSRSIRSGDPNISWKRCAEMYLAAWLFPQDR is encoded by the coding sequence ATGGAAGCAGACAAGCAGTCGTGGTCAGACCTCCCGCTGGAACTGGCCGGCCTGGTGCTCAGCCTGCTCCCGGCGTACGCCGACCGTGCCCGCTTCGCCGCAGTGTGCCCCCAGTGGCGTGCGGCTGCGAGGCAGCTCCAGCCCCCGCCACTGCCGCTGATCGCACTGCCGGATGGCACCTTTTACAGCCTCATGTACGACAAGCCCTTCCGCTTCCCTGACTGTGGCTTCCCAGGGTACGAGAATGTCTGTGGCAGCTGGCTCGTCTTCTCACGTGCCCACGGGTGCTTcctggtagaccccttctccaggGCCACCGTGGCGCTCCCTGCTCTCTCCAGCGTCCGACTCCGGCCTCCAAATGCTGTCGCTAAATGGTCAGAGTACGGAGGTCCAAAGTTTGCTGACCCCTACATCACATGGATGCATATCAATGACTCAGAGGAGCTGCGCATAAGTAAGCTAATCATGTGCTCACCACATCTCGTTGCTGCACTTGTTGGCATTGGTCACACCAGTCAGATTCTAATGTGCCAGCCAGGGGCCTTGTCGTGGTCAGTACGCGCTTACGACCAGTGCAAGGATTTTGAAGACATGTCGTTCTACCAGGGCAAGCTGTATGCCATTGCCAAGGACGAGAACCTCCTTGTGGTGAACATCAGCGAAGACCATAGCACCGGCGATCCACAGGTTTCTTGGATTGGACAGGTCATCAGGGGTGATTCTCCTCCATGGTATTCATGTGTGTTTGACGACAACAGTATGCCCTTAAAGAAGCTCTACCTGGTTGAATCGCGTGGGATGTTGCTGATGGTACGCAGGACGATTTGGTGTCAGTTTCCTGAACCTGGAGAAGGCAATGAAGTTATTGCTGGAAAGAACGAGTTTGAGGTTTTCCAGGCTGACTTTGAGCGTTCACGGTGGGTCAAGGTGTCGACCGTGGGGGATGACCAAGTGCTGTTTGTGGGGCGAAAGTGCTCGAGGTCCATGTCCGTGTCGCAGTACGGGTTGCCGGGCGATCGCATCTTCTTCttggatgatgatgaggataatcGCATAGAGTATGCCTATGAGGAGGAGAATACTTCTTTCGGCGTCTATTCCATGAGATCCCGCAGCATCCGTTCCGGTGATCCAAATATTTCCTGGAAGCGCTGCGCTGAGATGTATCTGGCAGCATGGCTCTTCCCTCAGGACCGCTGA